The sequence below is a genomic window from Dyadobacter chenwenxiniae.
TGGCATTGCCTCTAAAACCATGCTCAGGTCCAAATACTTTTACAATTTTGACTCCCAGGCTCACCAAGCTGTCTACGCTGCTTTTCCTGCCGATCACCGAACTCTGGTTTGCAACCAGGCCAATTCGTTTTCCTTTCAGATATGGCAGGTATTTGTCAACCTGGTCGGCACCAGTGATAATTTCCGACTTATTGGAAATTCGCTGGATTGACGATGCCTTTTGTGCAGTACATACAATGCTGCTGATCGCCAGAAGTGCTAAAAAAAGTATAGAAATCAATCTCATCATCTTTGGAAGGTTTTATAGTCTGTTTTTATCAACCATACGGGCTGTGAAGGACGCCTCCAAGGTACAAGGCAATATGATCTTATAATTACGATTTTTCAAAAAAAATCTTTTTTCTTCCCAAATTATAACTTTACTTTGTCTATCAAATTTATAGGCTTTATGTCAACCACCGGCAAAGGCTTTTTTAGCATTTTAATTTGTCTCACGCATGAATGCATATTCAGAACGGGTAGCTGTTGCTAACCAACTGGTGGTCTCTTCAATTTCTTACCTTCCTGGCGCTTTTTGCTGTTGTTGAATGTAGTTGGGCCGGCCCATGCTGTCAGGTTTTTATTTTCTCTGTGACCTGTTCATAATCAGGGGCACTAGTGTTACATGTTCCTTTTATTTTTTTAACCTCATGAAGATTTCTACATTCTTTGTAAGTGCCTTGTTGGGCCTGTCGCCGACATTTGCCCAGAAAAAAGCCGTTGCTGATCAGCGCCCGAATATTATTCTGGTCATGGTTGATGACCTGGGATATTCAGATATCGGGGCCTATGGTTCTGAGATCAAAACCCCTAATATTGATCAACTGGCTACGGAAGGGATCCGTTTTCGCGAATTTTATAATAACTCCATCTGCGCCCCAACCCGAGCTTCCCTTATTACAGGTCAATACCCACACAAGGCGGGCGTGGGCTATTTCAATGTAAACCTGGGTTTGCCTGCTTACCAGGGCTATTTGAATAAAGAGTCGCTGACATTTGGCGAAGTGCTGCGCGGAGTTGGTTACAGCACGCTGCTGAGCGGGAAATGGCATGTAGGCAACGACAGTCTGGCCTGGCCGAACCAACGTGGGTTTGACCATTTTTATGGGTTTATCAATGGCGCCAGCAATTATTTTGACCTTGGAAAATATGGAAAAGGGCCAAAAGTGGAGCTGATCGAAGACAACAAACGCATTAACCTACCTGCCGACAAATACCTGACGGACGAAATTACCGATCATGCGATTTCTTTCATTGAAGAGCAAAGCAAAACACCTAAACCTTTCTTCCTTTACCTGGCTTATAACGCGCCGCACTGGCCGTTGCAGGCACATGAAGCCGATATTGCCAAATACAAGGGCAAGTATAGCATTGGCTGGGATTCGCTCCGGAACGAGCGCATTGAACGGCAAAAGGCGATTGGAATAGCTGACCCTAACCAGGCGCTTGCCCAGCGTGACCCGGACGTGACGCCATGGGAAAATGTGCCATATGACGAAAAATTACTTTGGGAACGAAAAATGGAAATTTACGCGGCAATGGTCGATCGCGTTGACCAGAACATTGGCAAGCTGCGGGAGAAACTTAAAGCATTGAAAAAAGAGGATAACACGCTGATCATCTTCATCTCGGACAACGGAGCGCAGGGCGGATACGCTGGTGCATCACCACGCAAGCCGCAGCGCAATACAGGACCCGCCGGTTCAGCCGGGTCATATGTCTACCAGGATCAGCCCTGGGCTTATGTTTCCAATACGCCCCATGCGAGCTACAAAAATAATATGCACGAGGGCGGCATCAGCGCGCCGTTCATCGCCTGGTTTCCCAAGCAGATCAAAGCAGGAGCAATTGTAAAGGGAACCGGCCACCTGATCGACCTTGCGCCCACTTTTTACGATTTCGCAAAAGCCACTTATCCAGCCACCGGCGGAGGAGTCAATATCAACCCCTTACCCGGCAAAAGTCTGGTCGCAGTGTTAACCGGGAAAGTCCAGGAGGTTGACCGTGGCGGAGAACCCATCTTCTGGGAGCGGGCAGGCAACCGCGCCGTGCGAAAAGGCAAATGGAAAATCGTATCGACCTACCCGGCATACAAATGGGAACTGTACGATCTGGAAACTGACCGGGGCGAAACCACCGACATTGCCAGCAGCAGAACAGACATTGTAAACGAACTTTCGGCCGATTATGCAAAATGGGCAGAACGGACCGGTGTGGTAGATTATGACAAGATCAAGCCAGCAACACCCATTGGCGCCCCAGCACCCCGGCCAAACAGACGCCCGCCGACTTTCTGACAGCGCGTATAAGGCTCGACGTTTCCCTTACTAATCACTTATAATTCAAATC
It includes:
- a CDS encoding arylsulfatase, with protein sequence MKISTFFVSALLGLSPTFAQKKAVADQRPNIILVMVDDLGYSDIGAYGSEIKTPNIDQLATEGIRFREFYNNSICAPTRASLITGQYPHKAGVGYFNVNLGLPAYQGYLNKESLTFGEVLRGVGYSTLLSGKWHVGNDSLAWPNQRGFDHFYGFINGASNYFDLGKYGKGPKVELIEDNKRINLPADKYLTDEITDHAISFIEEQSKTPKPFFLYLAYNAPHWPLQAHEADIAKYKGKYSIGWDSLRNERIERQKAIGIADPNQALAQRDPDVTPWENVPYDEKLLWERKMEIYAAMVDRVDQNIGKLREKLKALKKEDNTLIIFISDNGAQGGYAGASPRKPQRNTGPAGSAGSYVYQDQPWAYVSNTPHASYKNNMHEGGISAPFIAWFPKQIKAGAIVKGTGHLIDLAPTFYDFAKATYPATGGGVNINPLPGKSLVAVLTGKVQEVDRGGEPIFWERAGNRAVRKGKWKIVSTYPAYKWELYDLETDRGETTDIASSRTDIVNELSADYAKWAERTGVVDYDKIKPATPIGAPAPRPNRRPPTF